TGTTGCAACTACTGTTACTCGAAGTGTATCATTCATATCAGGATCTAAAGAAGTTCCTATAACCACTGTTGCGTTATCTGAAGCGAAAGATCTAATGGTATTACCCACAGTTTCAAATTCATCTAATTTTAAATCAAAACCAGCGGTAATATTCACTAAGACACCTCGTGCTCCTGATAAATCTATATCTTCTAACAAGGGGCTAGATATAGCAATTTCTGCGGCTTCTTCAGCACGATTTTCTCCAGAAGATATTCCAGTTCCCATCATTGCATATCCCATTTCAACCATAACAGTTCTCACGTCGGCAAAATCTACGTTCATTAAACCAGGTCGAGTAATTAATTCTGCAATTCCTTGTACAGCTCCTTTTAAAACGTTGTTAGCGGCACCAAAAGCATCTAATAAAGAAATACCTCGACTTAATACTTTGAGTAATTTGTCATTAGGTATTGTAATCAAAGAATCTACATGTTTTGATAGTTCTAAAACTCCTTGATCAGCAACCATCATTCTTTTTTTACCTTCAAAATTAAAGGGTTTTGTTACTACAGCAACTGTTAAAATACCTAATTCTTTTGCTATTTCTGCAACTACAGGTGCTGCTCCAGTTCCAGTTCCTCCACCCATTCCTGCTGCTATAAATACCATATCAGAACCATCTAATGCAGATTTTAATAATTCTTTATCTTCTTCTGCCGAAGTACGTCCAATTTCTGGATTGGCACCAGCTCCTAATCCTTTAGTAATATTATTTCCTATTTGTATAGTTTGTCCTACTTCTACCTTTCTTAAAGCTTGCGCATCAGTATTAATAGCAAAAAATTCAACACCTTCAATTCGTTCTCGTACCATATGTTCTACTGCATTTCCACCACCACCACCAACACCAACTACCTTAATTACTGCATTATTACTTAATTCTACAGGTTCAAACATAATTTAATTCCATTATCTATCTTTAATGTTAGAAGGTTTTTTAATTTTTAAAATTCTTTTTTAAACCAATTACTAATTTTTTGAAACCATTTTTCAATAAAAGAAATTTCCCTTTTTTGGTTTGTGTCATCAAAGTAAAATTCTTTTCCGTAGTGTAATAAGCCAACTACTGTTGAATAATGCGGTTCAGTTACATTGTCTGTTAGTCCTGAAATATTAAGAGGTTTGGCAATTCGAATTTTTTTTTGGAAAATTTTTTCTGCACATTCTGTTAAAAACGAAATTGTTGAAGCACCTCCAGTAAGAACTATACCACCTGTTAATTGATATTTTCTTCCTTCTTTATAAAGTTTTTTTTGTACATAAAGAATTCTATTGTTAATTAAATGCAATAATTCATTATATCTTGATTCAATTACTTCTATCACTGTATCTTGTTGTAAATTTTTCTGAAAATTTCCATATTTACTGGACAAATCAATGTTTTTTGATGTTCCAGGAGAAAGTTTTATTGCAGAACCATATTTAATTTTGATCTTTTCTGAATCAGAATAAGATGTACTAAAAGCATATGAAATATCTTTAGTTACAATATTACCTGCATATGGAATAACCTGACT
This genomic interval from Buchnera aphidicola str. Sg (Schizaphis graminum) contains the following:
- the ftsZ gene encoding cell division protein FtsZ, encoding MFEPVELSNNAVIKVVGVGGGGGNAVEHMVRERIEGVEFFAINTDAQALRKVEVGQTIQIGNNITKGLGAGANPEIGRTSAEEDKELLKSALDGSDMVFIAAGMGGGTGTGAAPVVAEIAKELGILTVAVVTKPFNFEGKKRMMVADQGVLELSKHVDSLITIPNDKLLKVLSRGISLLDAFGAANNVLKGAVQGIAELITRPGLMNVDFADVRTVMVEMGYAMMGTGISSGENRAEEAAEIAISSPLLEDIDLSGARGVLVNITAGFDLKLDEFETVGNTIRSFASDNATVVIGTSLDPDMNDTLRVTVVATGIGMEKYSDVNQTKNKSSKEILMDYRYQYLNISPTAIDKKNVKNEIKETDNKKRKEPEYLDIPAFLRKRSD